The window TAGGCTCTACGGTGGACAATGATGAGCAGAGCAAGGAGTGGATCCAGGGTAGGCAGCTGGAGCCCAAGGCTAAAATGCACTAGCATACTCAGGGCATTACCTTGTGGGAGGCACAGCCTTTAAATAACATTCCCACTGGAGGAGATGCTTGTGATATGTACAATACAGGGCTTTTCTCTGAGGTGTCCCATCAGAAGAAGGTCTAGAAGTCTTGTCTCCTTCCATGATGACAAGGGAAAGCAGCAATGCCTGTGCTAGGATCTCTGGGGTTCAGCTCTGACAATCAGTATATTGCTCAGGGAAGGCTGCTAACCCTTGAAGACACAAGGGTTGTAGAACCTGGTTCCAGAAGCCTAGCCCAAAGCCTACCCAAAGGCTCAGCACCTGACCTGGGATTCTTCATGTTAATATATCCAACTCTGTCAGTCCTCAGCACCACATTCAGCTCTTAGCAGGAACCAAAAGGCACATCAGGAGAGGCCTCCACCCTGTCACCTACCTTCTCACCAGCCTTCTGTGACACTCCTACAACCTTGCCATTTCTGTCCATCACTTCAATTCCATTGTCAAATTCTGGGCTTCTCGTCACAACCACAGTAAATGCAGTCATCAAGCCTGCAGAGTTAGAGAGGATTTGGCTTTGAAAGATCCTGAACTACCTCAATAGCAACATTCATAATTACATGCTTTTCACACTTCCAGGTCAGCAGTTCACAACTGAATAACCTGGCGGCTTAAGAGGCTGCCTCATAAAAACCTGCTTGGGACATAATCTTGAGTTAGGTTTTAGGGCTCCAATCCTAAAAGATGCTTTATCATTACCAACTCAGAGCTTTCAATCACTGTCATCCAGTTCAAACTGTGAGTACTTTGTGGATGGATCTGTGTTGTGGATAGGTTTTACTGGtcagcacagaagaaaagacCCAGAAGGGAACAGACTTTACTTAAAGGCTGCATCCCCGATTTGAAAGGGAGGGTGTCAGGGGAACACCAGCTCTAATATATTCCATTATGGACTTGTGACGGGCACCTGGGCAGAGAATTGGCGATGCTTCAGCTGGATCCTAGATGACAATGTTTCAGTCTCCTCCAGACCCAGCTTTACAAGGTGCCTGAAAACACTCATCCCACCATCAGtcactgaaaacacaaaccTTGGCACTTATAAAGGTCATATCTAATGGGAGTTAATAATCTAGCTggtttcctcctttctctttgctAGACCTTGGTCAGCCTGGCAAACTGACCTTGCCTGAAACAGTAGACTtctctttttattacttttggGCAGCGCTGTTCAATAAACACATCAGTGTAACAGATGGCACTTTTCAAACACTGCACTAACATTAAACAATTACCCTCAGGTTTCTCTCTGCATTTAAAGAGATGGAAGCACACTTTAACACCTACTCCAAGGGAAACAAGTCAGAAAGCTCTAATGCAGATCCTCAGAATGATTTTGGGAGCCATCTCAGTTAAGTTGGAACAGAGGAGATGGTGTGTTTTAATTTTACCAATTTCCCCCTAGGAGAAGCCAAAAACGTCTTCAATGGCATTAGAAAACCAGTCAATGACATCAAATAGTGAAACTCATCCTGGTGCAACTTCACTATGTCAATAGAGAGTTTCAGTGCTACTACCTTGCAAGGTTAGTGATATTCTGTGTAACAACTCTCTATGCTGTCAGCAGTTTCATAGCCGGCAGCATCTGAGTAAGGAACTATGGAGGGCACACTCAGAGCTATGTTACACTCTGGTGTCACATATGTGCCACACAACGCTGTATCTATCACAGTCCTGGCAGTCCTGATGGTTTCAAGTATGATGTGCAAGCCAAAGAAAATGCATCCCTGGATACCTTTGGAGAAATAGTTGCATGTCATGCGTACACACAGGCCAGGAGAGTGCTGATCAGCTTTACAATTGAAAACCAGCAAGAATCAAGAAGTCAGTTCTACAGATCAGTGAGCATCAACTCTCACACAGAAAGGATGCTACCCAGCAAAGGCAGTTACAGAAGGAGGCTAGGAAACAGTAAAACCACACCTCTGCAAGATAACTCTACAGTGAGATGGGGTCAGGAAATGACCCTCAGACCAGCTGCACGATGCACAGTTCCCCTTTACTCAccaagcagaggagcaggtAGGAGATTTTTGATGATTAGATGCGTTAATGGACTCTTCAGCGTGTAACGATTCATGAAGACAAGAGGAAGAGTCTAATGCAtggggaggaaacagagacctTGTATTAAAGGAAATGTGCAGCATTTCAGTGTGTGCAGCAGGTTAGGAAAATAGCACATAGCTATcatctataaaaataaatgccttgGTTTAACATCCCAGCAAAATGCAGATGTGCTCTGAAGGTGTTTGTAATTGCTCTTTTAGATAAGAATACAAAATATCATGATGAAAACAAGCATTAGATATTATTATGTagaggacagcagcagtgtgaaTAATAAAGACAGAACACAATTACCTCCGACTAATAACCCTTCGGCACCCATCCAGCTGCCTTGTATCCCATACCACTCTCTCCCCCAAACAGGAAACCTAGTTTACTTGTGTATTTGTTACTGATTCTCTGTGGTTTCAGCCCAATTCTATATTCCCATAATATAGGGAAGTTTCCTTTAGGAATAAATAGCCAGGACACCAGCTAGTGCTCACAGTCTCCCTTGGAAGACAAAGGGGAAGAACTCGCGGAGTTCACCCACAGGCATAGCTGCCTCCCCAGACCTCTGTAAGTCCTGAGCACTGCTGGCCAGACTGTTTTGCTTAGTGGAAAGTGGCTGCAAGTCCCTCTAACAAAAGCAGGAATACTCATATTCCTCTGCCAGAAGGCTTATAAAAATCACTGTTGAGTGTGGAGAGTGAGGAAATGCATTATAGGGGCATATACACTTGCAATGAGTGTCATGAGGATACCAGAATTGATTCTGACATAGAAAACTCCAGAAACCAAATACCTATTCCAGCATAGCACAGGGCTAGCTCTGTATTTTCATGCTTATGCTGTCTCTGATATATGAGCTCACTCTATCCAGTACAGATGCCTACAGATTTCATCACTTGTTTAGGGCCAGACAGATCTCTTCCACAGTGCCacataaaaaacccaactccaACCCAGTGGGtcactctgtgtgtgtaaaCCTTGCCTATTTCCTCTCACTACCCATTTTCTAAGCTTGCACAatgaaaagcacagaagaagGAACAACAGAGGAAGACAAGCAAGGTATTGGCTGGCTAATGATCAGGAAAATTGTTACCCTGAACAGTTCTGGGGCAAGATACCAGAGTAGAGCATCAGAGCACAATGCTGAAGGATGATTTGGCAGTGTGATTATCTCAGTGCCTACTCCTTCTGTGGAGAGCTTATTAGGAAGGCAACCATCGAGCAAATACATACACCAATACATGCTGCATAGGAAACAGCTCCCACGCTGAGGAAGATCTGCTTTTCTTGAATCGAGTACTCCTAAGGAGGGCAGAAGAAACACACTATGTAAGTCCATTTGTAAAACCCTTGTAAATCATGTTCAACATGGTCTTGTACACCTAAGATGATAGGAGAAAGAAAGATCAATACATACTTCAGCCTTTGGGGTCCCATTTTGATTGAAGAGGGTGAAGCCCGTGGTGTACGTGTGAAACAAGAACTGCAGAAACAAGAgattacaagaaaaaatgaatttgGAATTGAGACGAGAAGACACATAAATGTAGACAGGAAGAGGCAATTACCTGATAAAAAAAGTTGTGCCTTGCTTGGTGCTGAAGAGATGAAGCAACAACCTAAGAGGAAAACCCCACAAGAAAAGTAGGTTTGGTGAGTCTGGAAGGTTTTGGTGGGCAGTAGCTGGCTAGAGCATGAAGACAATGACTTTGTTGCTATCTGTAACAGATGGCTATGTTACTATCTGCAGCAGTGTCAAAGGCTTCAGTCAGTGCCAAAAACCATTTGCCTTAACTCCAGGGTAACACTCTTGCTACAGatatgaaatactttttctaTCCAGTATAAACCACAGAAACACAGTGAATAAAACACTACATGCAAGAATATTTGAGCAAGATGCTTTCTTACCCCAAATAACAAATGCATTTGTACCTGTGAAGCTTAAATAGATGCAAATATAATAACTAAGGTAATAAGAATGTAATTAAAGAAGTGAATGAGAAAGGGTCAGATTGTTTTGATTAGTGGGGATATAAATACTAGATCTTACTGATGTAAGATTTTGGGAGTTACTCCTCAAATTCAGACAATGAATAAGAACTTCAGTTTTAGTAAAGCCTTTCTTGAAGCCTGACCTGTCATGCTCAAAGTGTGGAGCACTCTCAGAGGACAGAGTCAATCAAGATAAGGCAAACACTGAATAAGAGGAGGGCAGGGAACGTCCAAAGCCTTGAAGAGGACATTAATTCATTTAATATTAGTGAATGCGCTACCTTTATTATTAATGCCAATACTGAATCTAACCATATCTGTGAAAGAGCATTAAGATCTATATACCAAAAATTTTGTTAATACTGTTCTTAAGGAATTTAACAGCCATTGAGAGTTTCATTATACTTTCTAGCAATGCCATGTAAAACCATGCTGTAATCTCTATATGGAATGACATGTCAGTATGTATACTCATAGGCCAAACCCAAACACATCTAAACAAATAAACATGCATATAATTACAGCtacaactattctatgattatgaaaCATAATGGTGCAAGTTTTGAGCACTGTAATCGGAGTTTATTTCTACATCTGTAATTTCTTGACAACGCCATTTCTTCCTTGCAAATGCAAAATttgcataagaaaaaaagtccATATTTTGTGtctgaaacacaaaacacaagGCTCCGACTCCTTCCTACTGCAGTTCAGTAGGAGTTTAAATAGACCAAAACCAGGCCTTGCTCTCGATGCTGAGTGAATTTCAGCTTGCTTCAGAAACAACCTTCATTCAAGAACAACCTCTTTGCATGCTGCTGAATGAAAGTATCTAACAGGTTTCAACTTCCAATGAGATACCTTAACGGCTCAATTTCTAGGTTACTCAGCACTTCCCATAAAACAGATGTGTTAAAAAGCTTGTGCTGAACATACAAGAAGCCTAAAATCTTCTATTCCCTCCCTATAAAACTTGGCTTTGGAAAAATACAAGCCATGCAGTACCACTAGCATCTTTCATGATTACTCACCAATGGAAGAGATACAGGCAGGAAggctaaaaagaaagaaaacttttatttcagtaaaaataactGCTGTGAGCCTAAATGTATGGTCTTGAGTTGAAAATTCCCCTAACTTTGCCCTTCTATTTTCAGCTCTAAGTAAGACACTGCCCACAAAAAACTCACCATCACCACATAGGTCAATTCTAACCTTTGTCTCTCATTGCACATCCCAGGAATCAGAATACCTGGTCACAGCTTGTAGGCAAAATGAGCCTTTGTGAGCTCCACTCAACAGTTTAACTGAGTGTTGAACAGAAATCAACTCCCTgttcaaaaagagaaaggtggCAACAACAGCTGCCACAGCTATGAGTGGCTATACAAGAGAATGAGTAAATAGCCTCACTATAGTTATACCTGATTAACAACATGTGCTGTCTTGGCCTCACCCAAAGCAGACTTTGTCACCACAGCACATTAATTCATACAATAGCCACATCCACCAAAGGAAAATTTAGCTTATGGTAGACTGCTTTATATGGGGAGGGATTTGGGAACTCATTATGCAGTGAGATCAGAGACTGGTCAGACTAATTCCATCTAGATGAGCAGAtaaactgcagggaaaaaatTCCTCAAGGGGATTGTAGGAATAAATAAATCTTCAACAGCTATGACAATGCTACTAACAGAAGTAAGAGTCTACTTGCTTTTGTATATGGAGAGTACCACTGTAGTATCACAGCAGCTATTCACTATGAGCTAGTCCCCTGTGATGCTTCAGTCACATACACAAAGCTTCTCTTCAGGGAACTTACCTGGAGGTCtaaaaaaaacaggaattaTATCGTCTGTATCAGGATGCACACTGGACTATAATAAGAAAAGGAATATTAGACCACTGTTGCCATAGgtgaatgagaaagaaaaaaaaccaatgtAAGTATTTTGTGAACTTACCAGGCTTAGCAGGAAGGCTTGTCTTGTCTAAACAGTTTGAAAATGAGGTTAGTAATCAAACTTTGGAAGAGACTGGATAAAAACTTCTGTCTACATTTATtatatcttccttttttccccaataaCTCACTTTAATATAGAGTGCTATATATGTATACACCCCTGTAATTACCTTTGTCCCTAACAACACACTCCTCAACACAGTCCTTGTTGAATGTAACTTACATCCTATGTGCAGTGTGACAGCACCAAAGTACATGCTATGGCAGAACAGAAAGTTAGttttaaaccagaaaacaacagTTTGCATATGGCTGAAAGCCCAAATACTTATGTTAAGACTTTAGCTTTTCTGGAATCACAgaagtttttatttctcctttcaggCTTTGACTCACAAGGTATAAATGCCACATGGGAAGAGCTGAGCCCACACTGAGTCAAAAGAAAGACCCCTCCTAATGAAGCAAGGGTTCAGCACTACTTCCCAGTAACTCTGTGAGTAGGTTTCCCACCCAAGTACTACTACTGCTCATTTTGTGAGATGTGTAACTAAACCAACCTGCGCTCTGTATGATGTTACAGCTAAGATTTAAATGAGCTTATTAAGTTCTTTGCATATTTCTCACCTACCTGTATCACCCCAAGTGAGGATGGACAAGCTTAGAACAATGATTCCTACAGGGATCCGAGAGCATCTCTTAGCTATATGATATATAACCTAGCATTCTTCAGGATAATAATACTGGGATTTGGCATTAAAGTCAGTAGTAACCCAAAGGAATCCCTGCTAGATTGATAGATTTGAAAAATACCAGTATCAGTGAGTTCTTCTTGTGCTATCACTTGTATCAGTATCTCAGTATTCTGTCTGCTACATTTGAGATTAACATCAACTACTTCAGCCATGAAGAAAAGATACCTCTATTTCCTATACACTGCACTCCAAAATACCTGAGCATTCTGTATGGGTTCATTTAGGGTCTTCCCAGTGCTCTGTATGGACAACCTGGTCCTTCTTATTTCGTCctgtatttgagaaaaaaaaaacaacagataaAATAACCCAGATTTTAATATCCTGGAGAGCAACAGATCCCTTGTAAGACATTCTAAATATAAAGCTAGAATGTCAAGCTAATAATGCACCTGGCCCTCACCAGAGTAGTAAAAGCAAGAACACACGTAGACACACAACAACCAGCTCACGCTCACAGAAACCTTTAGGTTATTCAGACTCCCTTGGTCCCTTTCTGTATCAATCCCTGAATCTGCTACAGAAATGCACTGGAAATTGAAGTATATGAAAAACCTCACTGAAATCAAGAGTTAATCTCGTACTCAAAGTTACCCATGTGTGCTGGCAAACATAAAGATTTGCTGCCAAAGCAACCATCCAATATCGCCACAGGCACTTAGATGgctattttaaaactgaattccaAACTAGACTTTTAAAAGTGACCAGAAACAAGTCACAACATCACAAGATGCTTCTGCATGCTCACAAATGTGTGATCAAGCTTTGGAGTGTATTTTAATTCCAGGAGGTGGGAACTAATCCCAGATCTCCAAATCCTGAATGTACTACGAAATTTTATTGTTgacatttacatatatatatatatcatgtACATCTACTAAATTATATGAATTGTACatgtaaatgtatatatagGGGTATGCATTCATACCATATATAATTATAGAGATAGATGAATAGATAGACACAACACACTGACTCTGCAAGTGACAAGGAAATACCCCATGTACACATACTTTGACAGTGTTCTACTGCTTTAATGGAGTTTTCccttaaataataataaaatcaatctacataaaaaggacatggaactgttggaacaagtccagaggaggccacgaggatgatcagggactggagcacctcctgtatgaagacaggctgagaaagttggggctgttcagcctggagaagagaaggctgcgtggagacctcatagcagccttccagtatctgaaggggcctacagggatgctggggagggactattcattagggactgtagtgataggacaaggggtaatgggttgaaatttaaacaggggagatttagattggatctaaggaagaaattctttactgtgagggtggtgaggcactggaatgggttgtccagggaggttgtgaatgttccatccctggcagtgtgcaaggccaggctggatgaagccttgggtgctatggtttagtgtgaggtgtccctgcccatggcaggggggttggaactggatgatccttaaggtcctatccaaccctatctattatatgattctactGACCAACCAGCCAACTCTCATACAATGTGCTTTTTCGCTGTCACCCCTGAGAAAACTGCACAGAAGTGGATGGACAGAAAAGCACATCTTCCCCTGAATTCTCTTGTCAAAAGAGTTCTTGAAATTTGGAAGCTACACTTTATGACCAACAATGTATCACACTTTCAATAATTAGTTTTAAAACTGCAATAATAATTCTCTGGTATAAAAGGGCCTATTCAGCACTTGTGCTCCCTCTCAGGGGAGGATTCATTTCAGTACAGCCACTTGGAAGAGTATCACAGATCTTCCTTCATGAGCTTCAGACTAAGCCATACCACGAGGATGGGTGTGTGGATTAGGCAGCAGAGATTTGGAGTGTCTGGGGTGCAGCTCAGCAAACCTGTCCTCTCCAAAGCTGTGGCAGCTCCACATCACACTCCTGCAGCTGACTGTCTTCATAAAGAGCATGTCCAGCTGCTTGTTCCACAGCTCTTGTCTTTGCGGGGTTCCTGGCTCTTAACTGCTTCTTAATTCTAATTCAACTGCTGGCACAGCCGCCATGGTCTAAGCGGGAGTGCTGAAGTGGTGGTGTCTAGAAATGCCCTTTGGTTTATTTAATTATACAGAGAAATGCACACTGCTGAAATtctatttattaatataaagtgatcccagactggtttgggttgaaggggccttaaagctcatccagctccaacccctgccacaggcagggatcccttccactggagcagctgctccaagccctgtgtccaacctggccttgaacactgccagggatggggcagccacagcttctctgggcaccctgtgccagcgcctcagcaccctcacagggaacagcttctgcctaagagctcagctcagtctcccctgttctggcaggttcaagccattccccttggcctgtccctacaggcccttgtcccaagcccctctccagctttcctgcagcccctttaggcactggagctgctctcaggtctccccttcaggagccttctcttgtccaggcacATGTACAAGTACCACTAATACAGCTTTTACTTTTGCCTTCACACGTGGATACACACACACTTCTATTTGACTTTGGCTACATGCTCACCCAGCTAAACCTACTGATGGAGCCTGCAGAACCTGCACAGACTCGGGTACCATAAGTTAAAATACAGATTATATCTATATCTATGCATTCACTGTGTTCCTCAGCGGCCTTGTAACTACTCACGGAGGACTTGAACAGCAGCAGTGGATCCAACACGTCCGCCCATAGCAGAAACCTCTGGAAAAAAGACTGTAGGACACACGCTGCGGTCACACCGGGTTTATCCCTGCCGGGCCGCACCCCCGGCTGCCCCCGCCGCCCACCTGCCCCTCCGCCCTCCAGAACCGCAGGTTGGGGTCCATGGAGCCGCGGCACCGGAACGGCGCTGCCGGGGACCGGTCCGCCGGATGCACGCTCCGCCCGGCCACGGAGCCGCAGCACTGCGGTCCCCCCGACCCGCGGGTAGACCTGGTGCCCGGGCCGCCTTCCGGCCCTGAGGTGTGAGGGGGATCGCGGCTGGGGTCGTGGTCTTGCAGCCGCATGGAGCCGGATCGGGGTTGGGAAAGGCCCGATCGGCTTTAACCCTTCCAGCAGTGTCCCCTGAGCCACCCGGGAGGGCAGAGGTAAGGAGCGGGACGGCAGAGAAACCCCGGCCGCGTTAACAGTGAGCGGGTAAGAGACACGTACAAGTGCGGTGTAGCACTGACCCGCGGCTGTACCTTGTTTCACAGGCACACACAGCCGCCCGAGCACCACTGGGCTGTAGTATTGCATTAGTGAGCTGTGCAGGGGTTAACTGCATGTATTCTAGGTCCAGGAGTTCAGGTTTAGTGGGACAAGGGGACAGATAATAGAGGATTTGAGCAAATCAGAACTAAAATACCGGGACTGGAAAGATTGCAAGTACTGAAACACACAGCATCAGCGGGCACCACAGCAGCGTCTCTTTTATATCCTTGAACTTACATTGCAGTGTTGGTACCTGTTACAAAGCTCACTTTGTAACACAAGCTtatgcttctgttttctcttaagTCCTTGTCTCTGATCATAAGGGCAGatggaaaacacaaaccagatGGAAAAAACAACACAGTGCTGTATTGGTTTCATAGaaacccagactggtttgtgctggaagggaccttaaagctcacctagtCCCAATTcccttgccatgagcagggacaccttccactggagcagctgatccaagctcctgtgtccaacctggccttgaacactgccagggatggggcagccacagcttctctgggcaccctgtgccagcacctcagcaccctcacagggaagagcttctgcctaagagctcagctcagtctcccctgttctggcaggttcaagccattccccttggcctgtccctacaggcccttgtcccaagcccctctccaggtttcctacagcccctttaggcactggagctgctctcaggtctccccttcaggagccttctcttgtccaggctgccccagcccagctctctcagcctggctccagagcagagctgctccagccctcgcagcagctccatggcctcctctggcctctctccaacagctccaggtccctcttgtgctgctgccccagagctggatcagggctgcaggggtggTCTCCGCAGAGctcagcagaggggcaggatcccctcctttgactgctgctcacgctccttttgatgcatccctCCAGCAGGACACACACTACTCTCTAAGGGCTGCTCACCAGGGTGCACacacaaaggcagcagcagtttttAACCACTTTCTCAGGTGATGCAACTTACCCAACCTCCtcaaaacacaaacaggaatctaggaaaaaagtgaaagaaaaacaacacaccTGCTGTTTGTCAACAGTAAGATTTATTATTTCTAGAGATGCTGCACTGCTTTCAGTTTTACAACTAACAGATTCAAACAAGCAATGCTGCAAATGACACTTGTTGTTAAGCTCCAGTGAGTACACTATTGGGGTTCAAGTTTTACCATCTTCCACACAGGATCAAAGTTCTTCATGCTTGCTAACCCTCCTCTGTAGCTGCCCTGCATCTTTGACTACATGCAGGGGTAAAACAGCACTTATATACATTCATTTCAAGTTATAGTGCATTTACAGTTTTGTTACATTCATCTCTTCCCCTGCAAAACTCAGTAAACACGTACCACATATCaatagtttattttctgtattgtcCCCATTGTTTTAAACTCTTGTTACAGAATTTAGCTTTTCctgttggaaaggaaaacacgGGACACTTACTGGTCCAAAACCAGgtaaagaaagagggaaaaccCAGTGGAAGACAACCGTACGTTGTCTACTTGTATTCAGGACAAAGACCATGTCACAGAAAGCCATGAAACTGAAGCTgcaaaaagggagagggaaagccTCAGTTTTGAcccttctttttaaagcaagacAAGGGAGCCAGTAACTAtttcagcatttaatttcttcttcaacGTGATAAAATGACAACTTTGATTTTATTACTATCAATGATAATCACAGCTGCTTTCCTAATGTCTTCTGTTTATGGTAACCAAGAGTTTTGTCCACATATTTGGgtatttatttatgtacttTCTCAAAATATGCTTTGGAAGCTTCTGGGGTTGGTTTGATCTgtcaagaaaagaaagtttagTTATTACAAACTATAAGTAAGGGAATTTACCAGATCTGACATTTAATCCAAGAAAATCCATATatagttaataaaaaaagatgttatttctgtttctgcactTGAAAGACAAAAGTCCAAATGATGTACAAGCTCCTACTTGCAGGTTTTAAGTATATAACACATTTTTCTACCAAACATCAAGCAGGGcattaaataagtaaaaaacctgaacaaaactGGTGGTGAATCCAAGTCAAATTTGgagttttaaatgtaatttgtgtcttgtaaaagaaaaatcagcgACTTTCTTCACAGAAATCACAAATTTGGTATCATACAAATAGCCTGAACTGGTCCAACTAATAACAGCCTCAAATTCAGACAACAGGCACAGCTTGAGTCCAGCACCTCACATTACAGTGGTTCTCAGCCCTTCAGACATGCCAAAATAAATCAGTGGCTATATTTAGAGCAGTGGTATTTAGCAGACACTTACCGTAGGGGAGTCTGGAGTCCAGTTTGCCGGGCAAACCTCTCCATGTGTTTCCACAAACTGGAATGCTTTCACCAAGCGCAGAGTCTCTTCCACACTACGGCCAACGGGGAGATCGTTGATACTCAGATGCTTGACGATCCCATTTGGATCAATGATGAAAAGACCTCTGTAATTGAGCGAGGATTTAGGGATGTGAATCACATTGCAAGACCAAACAAGAAACTAGACTATTTCAGCAGGGTAATCATTCTTATGTGCATGTATCAAAGGTAGGAGTAGCAATACCAAGTCTGACTTTGTGCTTGTTAGTGATCAAAAGGCAAGAACCAGTCAATTGGGATGGTATGGTGAGATTACATATGAGAAAGTATGCATAAAGACTATTAAATCCAGACAGATGCATAACAGAGGTGGAACTTCTCATTCCACCAATATGTCAAAGTTGATAGCTGACATCCTAACATCCTTCCCATGTCTTTTTGGTATGAAAATCTGAAGGTACTGAGTGAAGAGCTGCTCACACATGAAGTGACTACATTAAATCCTACCACATATAAACATTTGTGAAAACCAAAGCCCAGTCTTACCATACTGATTACGTTAACTTGTCAACAAACAAGTATCAGAAGTTCCTCATCCAAAGAGATCAGGAACTGAAGGTCTCCAGAAGACTCCCACCCAATTCATTGTTTCTCAGGGACCACTATTTGCTTTTAGTAAGCATGGCCAATAgtggaattaaaataaaattggcATTTTCTCCTCTACATAATCATGGGATTGAGTGTAGGGACCTCTGGGACAACTGCTTTAGAACTTACACAGAAGTTAAGgcaatttcttcttccttcagaagaaagaagccaaaaacaaggaaaaggaagaagagacagagcTAAACTGTAAAAACATGTATTAAAATCATAAATGCTCTTCTGTGCTACTTGTGTTTTCCTCGAGTTCTCCCCCTCgctcacagcagagcagctgctttcccCTGCATGCATTCTGAGAGGCCTGGAACC of the Melopsittacus undulatus isolate bMelUnd1 chromosome 4, bMelUnd1.mat.Z, whole genome shotgun sequence genome contains:
- the SFXN4 gene encoding sideroflexin-4 — translated: MDPNLRFWRAEGQSFFQRFLLWADVLDPLLLFKSSDEIRRTRLSIQSTGKTLNEPIQNAQTRQAFLLSLSSVHPDTDDIIPVFFRPPAFLPVSLPLVVASSLQHQARHNFFYQFLFHTYTTGFTLFNQNGTPKAEEYSIQEKQIFLSVGAVSYAACIGTLPLVFMNRYTLKSPLTHLIIKNLLPAPLLGLMTAFTVVVTRSPEFDNGIEVMDRNGKVVGVSQKAGEKAVKETAISRAVLFGTTFFLPPVVVYLMERAKMIKTPRTLALLRMFMITSVLTGMLPVSLSMFPQCGEIKRADLEPEILSSTEETEFFYNRGI